One genomic region from Acidobacteriota bacterium encodes:
- a CDS encoding histidine--tRNA ligase: MSNNLPGTRDLLPGETERWRLVEECARRIFERHGYREIRTPVIEPTELFARGI; the protein is encoded by the coding sequence CTGTCCAACAACCTGCCGGGGACGCGGGACCTCCTCCCCGGGGAGACCGAGCGCTGGCGCCTCGTGGAGGAGTGCGCGCGCCGCATCTTCGAGCGCCACGGGTACCGGGAGATCCGGACCCCCGTCATCGAGCCCACCGAACTGTTCGCGCGCGGGATCG